From Bdellovibrio bacteriovorus, a single genomic window includes:
- a CDS encoding ChaN family lipoprotein, with protein sequence MNDLQKWIRIRKELYLQMQRQVRHRLGEDTPELMRYHKTYNKEFLKKWTASNKEALWEQVSQSQVVMMGDFHALHQSQKAQLRILRSLPKGRKVVLAVEFFEAADQEKIDKYLSGKISEKEFLKSVQWQSKWGFPWEHYRPLMRWAQKHKISVRGLNKSYKKRTAMTLKSRDVFAGKKIAELVQEFPDHLVFVIYGDLHLAAPHIPEEVTKIIGKPFAKKILRIFQNSESIYFQLLNKELEASTDLVRLSQNIFCLMSVPPWVKWQNYLMYLEQTYDLGLRDEDEDDDDDEDDEQLDYTDHVGRYVKIIADELGLNVSVDALSVYTARDSSFWMQARESYDVKTLRWIEAMIGEGMSFYLPEIKAAYLARATVNHAASLAMRYIHAQSSAMTKILMDVPSDFLSLIWLEGTAYFGSKIINHKRKTDTIADIKASLATRGPSELGKEALQLALAQKMHELMVITGVPGHRLQAKPRKKWSYMIAAQLLGGMLGERLYNGYRKKMVSTTTLRHFLSKPVDSKHFQVAYYDMLEVIESLPTLFHSKKEKL encoded by the coding sequence TTGAACGACTTACAGAAGTGGATTCGCATCCGCAAAGAGCTTTATCTCCAAATGCAACGTCAGGTTCGCCATAGACTGGGCGAGGACACACCTGAGTTGATGCGCTACCATAAGACTTATAATAAAGAGTTTCTCAAGAAATGGACGGCGTCTAATAAAGAAGCACTTTGGGAGCAAGTGTCGCAATCTCAAGTCGTTATGATGGGGGATTTTCACGCACTTCATCAGTCGCAAAAGGCGCAATTGAGAATTCTGCGCAGCCTGCCTAAGGGGCGCAAAGTCGTGCTGGCGGTGGAGTTTTTCGAGGCCGCCGATCAAGAAAAAATCGATAAATATCTTTCGGGAAAAATTTCGGAAAAAGAATTTTTGAAGTCCGTGCAGTGGCAATCCAAGTGGGGATTTCCTTGGGAACACTATCGACCTTTAATGCGCTGGGCTCAGAAACATAAGATTTCCGTTCGGGGCCTGAATAAAAGCTACAAAAAAAGAACGGCGATGACCTTAAAGTCTCGCGATGTCTTTGCTGGAAAAAAGATCGCCGAGCTCGTGCAAGAGTTTCCTGATCATTTGGTTTTCGTTATCTACGGAGATTTGCATTTAGCTGCACCTCATATCCCTGAAGAAGTGACGAAAATTATAGGGAAGCCTTTTGCTAAAAAAATTCTGCGTATCTTTCAGAACTCCGAATCTATTTACTTTCAGCTTTTGAATAAGGAGTTAGAGGCCTCTACGGATTTGGTGCGTCTTTCGCAGAATATTTTTTGCCTGATGAGTGTTCCGCCTTGGGTAAAATGGCAGAATTATCTTATGTACCTAGAGCAAACTTATGATCTGGGCTTGAGAGATGAAGACGAAGACGACGACGACGACGAGGATGATGAACAGTTGGACTACACAGATCACGTCGGGCGTTATGTTAAAATCATCGCTGACGAGTTGGGGTTGAATGTTTCTGTCGACGCACTTTCTGTGTACACGGCTCGAGACAGCTCATTCTGGATGCAAGCGCGGGAATCTTACGACGTAAAAACTTTGCGCTGGATCGAAGCTATGATCGGAGAGGGAATGTCATTTTATCTACCCGAGATCAAAGCCGCTTATCTTGCAAGGGCGACAGTCAATCACGCGGCTTCTTTAGCGATGCGCTACATTCATGCTCAAAGCAGTGCGATGACTAAGATACTGATGGATGTTCCATCAGATTTTCTGAGTTTGATCTGGCTTGAAGGAACCGCGTATTTCGGATCGAAGATTATCAACCATAAAAGAAAAACAGATACAATTGCGGACATTAAAGCAAGCTTAGCCACACGCGGACCTTCCGAATTAGGAAAAGAAGCTTTGCAGTTAGCCCTTGCTCAGAAAATGCATGAATTGATGGTCATCACCGGAGTGCCCGGTCATCGCTTGCAGGCCAAGCCTCGCAAAAAATGGAGCTATATGATAGCGGCCCAATTGCTGGGTGGCATGTTGGGTGAAAGACTTTATAATGGGTATCGTAAGAAGATGGTGTCAACGACGACGCTTCGGCATTTTTTGTCGAAGCCCGTTGATAGCAAGCATTTTCAAGTCGCGTACTATGATATGTTGGAAGTGATAGAAAGTTTGCCGACTCTGTTTCACAGCAAGAAGGAAAAGTTATGA